The Bacteroidota bacterium genome has a window encoding:
- a CDS encoding ABC transporter ATP-binding protein: MIRTEGLRKVYTTDEVETTALANVTLDIKTGEFIAIMGPSGCGKSTLLNILGLLDQPSGGQFVFDGTDVSGAGERRRADLRRGTLGFVFQSFNLIDELTVYENVELPLLYLSISSKERKERTEAALDRVGMAHRRDHFPQQLSGGQQQRVAIARAVVASPQLILADEPTGNLDSTNGDEVMKLLSELNEAGATIVMVTHSPADAEFAHRVINLFDGQVVSEHFMEKEYALPHQQSDPSPQQNEQNPS; the protein is encoded by the coding sequence CTGATCCGCACCGAAGGGCTGCGCAAGGTCTACACGACCGACGAGGTCGAGACGACGGCGCTCGCGAACGTCACGCTCGACATCAAGACCGGCGAGTTCATCGCGATCATGGGGCCCTCGGGCTGCGGCAAGTCGACGCTGCTCAACATCCTCGGCCTCTTGGACCAGCCCTCGGGCGGGCAGTTCGTCTTCGACGGCACCGACGTCTCGGGCGCAGGCGAGCGCCGCCGGGCCGACCTCCGCCGGGGCACGCTCGGGTTCGTCTTCCAGAGCTTCAACCTGATCGACGAGCTGACGGTCTACGAAAACGTCGAGCTCCCGCTGCTCTACCTCTCGATCTCGTCGAAGGAGCGCAAGGAGCGGACCGAGGCCGCGCTCGACCGGGTCGGGATGGCGCACCGGCGGGACCACTTCCCGCAGCAGCTCTCCGGCGGCCAGCAGCAGCGCGTCGCCATCGCCCGCGCCGTCGTCGCCAGCCCCCAGCTCATCCTCGCCGACGAGCCGACGGGCAACCTCGACTCGACCAACGGCGACGAGGTGATGAAGCTGCTCTCCGAACTCAACGAGGCCGGGGCGACGATCGTCATGGTGACGCACTCCCCGGCCGACGCCGAGTTCGCGCACCGGGTCATCAACCTCTTCGACGGGCAGGTGGTGAGCGAGCACTTTATGGAGAAGGAGTACGCGCTCCCGCACCAGCAGAGCGACCCGAGTCCCCAGCAGAACGAGCAGAACCCCTCGTAA
- a CDS encoding ABC transporter permease, whose translation MWKNYLKTALRALRQQPGTTAITIVGLAVGMAACLLIALWVQDELSYDRFHADADRTYRVLREFDIPDLQATIGTTPSALAPALEDGVAAVDLAVRVLRTAPVVERGTSTFVEPDVLRADAAFFDVFSFPTLRGEARLGQPGTVVLTEAMAAKYFPGTDPLGQTLRVGGEDLEVTAVAANAPANSHLQFDFVAPLGTTDMGWGYNNYATYVRLRDGQPAGAALAQIAEVIQPHTQARNEREAAMIGGGDAFIPHLQPITGIHLGHGVPVEIESSGNVLYVFIFAALAVFILLLAGINFVNLATARSAERAKEVGMRKTLGASRGQLVRQFLSESVLLSLGALVLALGLSSLCLPFLEQLSGKALSLGAVLGGPQALWTVALALAVGLLAGGYPAFVLSGYRPARVLKGAGRDGRGGHRLRQGLVVFQFALSIALLAGTAIVFSQLDFMQSQGLGFDQANVLLIEEVETLDGRRAAFEDEIAALPGVEGVTSGFSVPGRLFMNSMWPAMEPGGEAHNLDYSFVDFDYTDLFGIEIVAGRSLSRSLATDSFSVLINEAAARDYGWSPEEALGQTLMRDERSDRPYRVAGVTEDFHYRSLHAEVYPLVLFGPLRDPRYVAVRLAPDRVPATLEQIDARWDRFSDLPFAYSFLADNLAAQYRTEERLSALFGVFAGLAVLIGCLGLFGLAAYTAQRRTKEIGVRKVLGASVAHIVALLSKDFVVLVLVAFALAVPVAYLAMQRWLEAFAYRIDLRLGLFVLAGGLALAVALVTVGYQAARAALADPVESLRYE comes from the coding sequence ATGTGGAAGAACTACCTCAAGACCGCCCTCCGCGCACTGCGCCAGCAGCCCGGCACGACGGCGATCACCATCGTCGGCCTCGCGGTCGGGATGGCGGCGTGCCTGCTGATCGCGCTGTGGGTGCAGGACGAACTGAGCTACGACCGCTTCCACGCCGACGCCGACCGGACGTACCGCGTCCTCCGCGAGTTCGACATTCCCGACCTCCAGGCCACAATCGGGACAACGCCGTCCGCGCTGGCCCCCGCGCTGGAGGACGGGGTCGCCGCCGTCGACCTGGCGGTGCGCGTGCTTCGGACCGCGCCCGTCGTCGAGCGCGGCACGTCGACGTTCGTCGAGCCGGACGTCCTCCGGGCCGATGCCGCGTTCTTCGACGTGTTCTCGTTCCCGACTCTGCGCGGCGAAGCCCGGCTCGGCCAGCCCGGCACGGTCGTCCTCACGGAAGCGATGGCAGCGAAGTATTTCCCCGGTACCGATCCGCTCGGGCAAACGCTGCGCGTCGGGGGCGAGGACCTGGAGGTGACGGCGGTGGCGGCGAACGCGCCCGCCAACTCGCACCTGCAGTTCGATTTCGTCGCGCCGCTCGGGACGACGGACATGGGGTGGGGCTATAACAACTACGCGACCTACGTGCGGCTCCGTGACGGGCAGCCGGCCGGTGCCGCCCTCGCCCAGATCGCCGAGGTCATCCAGCCCCATACGCAGGCCCGGAACGAGCGCGAGGCGGCCATGATCGGGGGCGGCGACGCGTTCATCCCGCACCTCCAGCCGATCACCGGCATCCACCTCGGGCACGGCGTCCCGGTTGAGATCGAGTCGAGCGGCAACGTGCTCTACGTATTCATCTTCGCGGCGCTGGCTGTCTTCATCCTGCTGCTGGCCGGGATCAACTTCGTGAACCTCGCCACGGCGCGGTCGGCGGAGCGGGCGAAGGAGGTCGGGATGCGCAAGACGCTGGGGGCAAGCCGGGGGCAGCTCGTGCGGCAGTTCCTGAGCGAGTCGGTCCTGCTGAGCCTGGGCGCGCTCGTGCTGGCCCTGGGCCTGAGCAGCCTATGCCTGCCCTTCCTCGAACAGCTTTCGGGCAAGGCGCTGAGCCTGGGCGCTGTCCTCGGCGGACCGCAGGCGCTGTGGACTGTCGCGCTGGCGCTGGCGGTGGGCCTGCTGGCGGGCGGCTACCCGGCGTTCGTGCTGAGCGGTTACCGGCCGGCGCGCGTCCTCAAAGGTGCGGGGCGCGACGGGCGCGGCGGCCACCGGCTGCGCCAGGGCCTCGTGGTCTTCCAGTTCGCGCTCTCGATCGCGCTCCTGGCAGGCACGGCCATCGTCTTCAGCCAGCTCGACTTTATGCAGAGCCAGGGCCTCGGCTTCGATCAGGCGAACGTGCTGCTGATCGAGGAGGTGGAGACGCTCGACGGACGGCGGGCGGCGTTCGAAGACGAGATCGCGGCGTTGCCGGGGGTCGAGGGCGTCACGTCCGGCTTCTCGGTGCCGGGGAGGCTCTTTATGAACTCGATGTGGCCGGCGATGGAGCCGGGCGGCGAGGCGCACAACCTCGACTACTCGTTCGTCGACTTCGACTACACCGACCTGTTCGGCATCGAGATCGTGGCCGGGCGCAGCCTGTCGCGGAGCCTGGCGACGGACTCGTTCTCGGTGCTGATCAACGAGGCCGCCGCGCGCGACTACGGCTGGTCGCCGGAGGAGGCGCTGGGCCAGACCTTGATGCGCGACGAGCGCAGCGACCGGCCGTACCGGGTAGCCGGCGTGACTGAAGATTTCCACTACCGCTCGCTGCACGCAGAGGTCTACCCCCTGGTCCTCTTCGGGCCGCTCCGGGACCCGCGCTACGTCGCCGTCCGCCTGGCGCCCGACCGGGTGCCGGCCACGCTCGAACAGATCGACGCACGGTGGGACCGCTTCTCGGACCTGCCGTTCGCCTACTCGTTCCTCGCCGACAACCTCGCGGCGCAGTACCGCACCGAGGAACGGCTGTCGGCGCTGTTCGGGGTGTTCGCCGGCCTCGCGGTGCTGATCGGCTGCCTCGGGCTGTTCGGGCTGGCGGCCTACACCGCGCAGCGGCGGACGAAGGAGATCGGCGTGCGCAAGGTCCTCGGCGCGAGTGTCGCCCACATCGTGGCACTGCTCTCGAAGGACTTCGTCGTCCTCGTCCTCGTCGCCTTCGCCCTGGCGGTGCCGGTGGCGTACCTCGCCATGCAGCGCTGGCTGGAGGCCTTCGCCTACCGGATCGACCTCAGGCTGGGGCTGTTCGTGCTGGCGGGCGGCCTGGCGCTCGCCGTCGCGCTGGTGACGGTGGGCTACCAGGCTGCGCGGGCCGCGCTCGCCGACCCGGTCGAATCGCTCCGCTACGAGTAG
- a CDS encoding ABC transporter permease — MLKNYLKVALRTLRKQRLYGTINVAGLGIGLAGCLLMGLYVWGELAVDGFHAKADRIVRVVQDTPSGSTAKTGGAHAALLEASAAGVEATARLVPWERTISVGDPSAGAGQPLGSKSRGPFDEPQFAYADPSFFEVFSFRLASGDPATALAEPGTAVLTEATAEKYFGDADPIGRTVWMYDEYSDPDQIPLVVTGVLADAPGRSHLTLSVLSSTLTMERQYGPLSQLGWPGLYTYAVLADGTDRAETAAQTTTALVERLEADASEAPALRLQPLADIYLHPQERGEAGVGGSRTLVYGLAGIALIVLLLACANFTNLALVRAVARMKDVGVRKAMGAQRSQLAAQSLTDSLLLAGGGLLVALGLVVTVRPYLDTVVGHPLDVAAPGGLVALALVGIVVLTGLVAGGYPALFLAGQQPAEAIRGRTGGGFGAARLRSGLVVFQFGTSVALVIVALVIYQQLDHVRSLDLGFDQERIVTISADGARRSFEPLREALSAQPGVLAVSGVNGTPGLQEVRTGLVVRRESRHDVPVSTQAAAPGFFEMMDIGATAGRLPAWEAQETASDRALVLNETAATALGLGEAAVGQAVRIVEPGNEANNPGLTGTVAAVVPDFHHGSLRTRIPAAVYFSARSVDVAELYVVSDVLVKLAPGATADQLQRLETAWQSVLPNHPFEATFLDARIQAQYERDLRLGRAVGLFAGFAVFIACLGLLGLAAFAAEQRTKEIGIRKALGATAGSIVRLLSTDFAKLMLTGAVAAAPVAWWVASRWLDGFAYRIGLGPGLFLVAGGLALVVALATVGVQALRAATADPVRALRYE, encoded by the coding sequence ATGCTTAAGAACTATCTCAAGGTCGCCCTCCGCACGCTGCGCAAGCAGAGGCTCTACGGCACCATCAACGTCGCCGGCCTCGGGATCGGGCTGGCGGGCTGCCTGCTCATGGGGCTCTACGTCTGGGGCGAACTCGCCGTGGACGGCTTCCACGCGAAGGCCGACCGCATCGTTCGGGTCGTGCAGGACACGCCATCGGGCAGCACCGCGAAGACGGGCGGCGCGCACGCGGCCCTGCTCGAAGCGAGCGCGGCCGGGGTCGAGGCGACCGCTCGGCTGGTGCCGTGGGAGCGGACGATCTCGGTCGGCGACCCGTCGGCAGGCGCAGGGCAACCTCTCGGCAGCAAGAGCCGGGGGCCGTTCGACGAGCCGCAGTTCGCCTACGCCGACCCGTCGTTCTTCGAGGTGTTCTCGTTCCGCCTCGCGTCCGGCGATCCCGCGACGGCGCTCGCGGAGCCGGGGACCGCCGTGCTCACCGAGGCGACGGCCGAAAAGTACTTCGGCGACGCCGACCCCATTGGCCGGACGGTCTGGATGTACGACGAGTACAGCGACCCCGACCAGATCCCCCTCGTCGTGACCGGTGTGCTGGCGGATGCGCCCGGCCGCTCCCACCTCACGCTAAGCGTGCTCTCCTCGACGCTCACGATGGAACGTCAGTACGGTCCGCTCAGCCAACTCGGCTGGCCGGGCCTCTACACCTACGCCGTGCTGGCCGACGGGACCGACCGGGCGGAGACCGCGGCGCAGACCACGACGGCGCTCGTCGAACGGCTGGAAGCCGACGCCTCCGAAGCGCCCGCGCTACGGCTGCAGCCCCTCGCGGATATCTACCTGCACCCCCAGGAGCGGGGCGAGGCGGGCGTGGGCGGATCGAGGACGCTGGTGTACGGGCTGGCCGGGATCGCGCTCATCGTGCTGCTCCTGGCCTGTGCCAACTTCACGAATCTCGCTCTCGTCCGGGCCGTGGCCCGCATGAAAGACGTGGGCGTCCGCAAGGCGATGGGCGCCCAGCGCTCCCAACTCGCCGCGCAATCCCTCACCGATTCGCTGCTTCTGGCGGGAGGTGGCCTGCTCGTGGCGCTGGGGCTCGTGGTGACGGTACGACCCTACCTAGACACGGTGGTCGGGCACCCGCTGGATGTGGCCGCCCCCGGGGGGCTCGTAGCCCTAGCCCTGGTGGGGATCGTCGTGCTGACGGGACTCGTCGCAGGCGGCTACCCGGCCCTCTTCCTCGCCGGGCAGCAACCGGCAGAGGCGATCCGGGGCCGCACGGGCGGAGGGTTCGGCGCGGCGCGGCTGCGCTCCGGCCTCGTCGTCTTCCAGTTCGGCACCTCCGTTGCGCTCGTGATCGTGGCACTCGTCATCTACCAGCAGCTCGACCATGTGCGCTCGCTCGACCTCGGCTTCGATCAGGAGCGTATCGTGACGATCTCGGCGGACGGGGCGCGGCGCAGCTTCGAGCCACTGCGCGAGGCGCTCTCGGCACAGCCGGGCGTCCTCGCCGTATCGGGCGTGAACGGGACGCCGGGCCTTCAGGAGGTGCGGACCGGCCTCGTGGTGCGCCGGGAGAGCCGGCACGACGTGCCCGTCAGCACGCAGGCCGCCGCCCCCGGGTTCTTCGAGATGATGGACATCGGGGCCACGGCCGGACGCCTCCCGGCGTGGGAGGCTCAGGAGACCGCATCGGACCGGGCGCTCGTACTCAACGAGACGGCCGCCACAGCACTCGGGCTGGGAGAGGCCGCCGTCGGGCAGGCCGTGCGGATCGTCGAGCCGGGCAACGAGGCGAACAACCCGGGCCTGACCGGGACGGTGGCGGCGGTCGTGCCCGACTTCCACCACGGGTCGCTGCGGACGCGCATCCCAGCGGCGGTGTACTTCTCGGCGCGCTCCGTCGACGTAGCCGAACTCTACGTGGTCTCGGATGTCCTCGTCAAGCTCGCGCCGGGGGCGACGGCGGACCAGCTTCAGCGGCTCGAAACGGCGTGGCAGAGCGTGCTGCCGAACCACCCGTTCGAGGCGACCTTCTTGGACGCGCGAATCCAGGCGCAGTACGAGCGCGACCTGCGCCTCGGCCGCGCCGTCGGCCTCTTCGCCGGGTTTGCCGTGTTCATCGCCTGCCTCGGGCTACTGGGGCTGGCCGCGTTCGCGGCGGAGCAGCGGACGAAGGAGATCGGGATCCGCAAGGCGCTCGGGGCTACGGCGGGGAGCATCGTCCGCCTCCTCTCGACGGACTTTGCGAAGCTCATGCTGACCGGTGCCGTCGCGGCTGCACCCGTGGCGTGGTGGGTGGCAAGCCGGTGGCTCGATGGGTTCGCCTACCGCATCGGCCTCGGGCCGGGGCTGTTCCTCGTCGCCGGGGGTCTCGCGCTTGTCGTTGCCCTCGCGACGGTCGGCGTGCAGGCGCTCCGCGCTGCTACCGCTGACCCGGTCCGGGCGCTCCGCTACGAGTAG
- a CDS encoding ABC transporter permease has protein sequence MLRNYFLTALRAFRREKGYAFINVAGLAVGLACAALIFGYVRLEQSFDDFHERGDRTVRVVQQQPGSAFMGRDRFAVTPASLGRALREEAPEVEAAATLGSNPNTLLIAGEQRLIEDGLWTDGHFFEVFSFPLLRGDPQTALADPEGLVLTETLAQKLFGTADPLGEAMEVSFFDSLYTYTVTGIAADVPANSHLQFSYLRALGGSPDYRRNEDNWVNSGFYSYAVLRPDVTTAAFDERVGAIYGPREELDEGEEPTRLYAQPLGTIHLRSDLNFDPAEQGDARLVALFSAIALVILLLACVNYTNLAVARSAQRAREVGMRKVAGATRGQIMTQHLAESVLTALAALGLGLGLAWLALPLFESWMERDLGPVVFSAPSLFALAGLAVVVGLAAGLYPAVVLTGMQPTRVLKGLNLLPAGRLRLRSLLVVGQYASALVLVIGSLVIYRQLDFVQSRPLGFEREHIVALDARDLDADAPDTGRSVWSFKQEVERLPGVVGVAASSHLPTTVGSQTILSSWTGREGSGDDFYIYQTQADSDFLELYDMALVAGRPFTSDVPTDTVVTVILNETAVRALGWTPADAVGRTLGNEYRGRDGYTVIGVVRDFHLHSMHRPIEPLMLVRSDAWIRHLAVRIRPERMPETLDAIGASWQTFSVYPFEYQFLDERFDRLYADERRLGEGVIAFTLVALFIACLGLFGLAAFTAQRRTKEVGIRKALGASVGSLVGLLSKDFLKLVLVSLVVAAPVAYLLMSRWLDAFAYRIELGPGLFLGAGVLAVAVALLAVSGQALRAASVDPVKALRYE, from the coding sequence ATGCTGAGGAACTACTTCCTGACCGCCCTCCGTGCCTTCCGCCGCGAGAAGGGCTACGCCTTCATCAACGTCGCGGGTCTCGCGGTCGGCCTCGCGTGCGCCGCGCTCATCTTCGGGTATGTCCGCCTGGAGCAGTCCTTCGACGACTTCCACGAGCGGGGCGACCGGACTGTCCGCGTCGTTCAGCAGCAGCCGGGCAGCGCGTTTATGGGACGCGACCGGTTCGCCGTCACGCCGGCCTCGCTCGGGCGGGCGCTCCGCGAGGAGGCCCCGGAGGTCGAGGCCGCGGCGACGCTCGGCAGCAACCCGAACACGCTCCTGATCGCGGGCGAGCAGCGGCTGATCGAGGACGGCCTCTGGACCGACGGCCATTTCTTCGAGGTCTTCAGCTTCCCCCTCCTGCGCGGCGACCCGCAGACGGCCCTCGCCGACCCCGAGGGCCTGGTGCTGACCGAGACCCTCGCGCAGAAACTCTTCGGCACCGCCGACCCGCTCGGCGAGGCGATGGAGGTCTCGTTCTTCGACAGCCTCTACACCTACACCGTCACCGGCATCGCGGCCGACGTGCCCGCGAACTCGCACCTCCAGTTCAGCTACCTCCGCGCGCTGGGCGGCAGCCCGGACTACCGGCGGAACGAGGACAACTGGGTCAACAGCGGGTTCTACTCCTACGCCGTGCTCCGCCCGGACGTGACGACGGCAGCCTTTGACGAGCGGGTCGGGGCGATCTACGGTCCGCGCGAGGAGCTGGACGAGGGCGAGGAGCCGACGCGGCTCTACGCCCAACCGCTGGGCACCATCCACCTGCGCTCCGACCTCAACTTCGACCCGGCGGAACAGGGCGACGCCCGGCTGGTGGCGCTGTTCTCGGCGATCGCACTCGTGATCCTGCTCCTCGCCTGCGTCAACTATACCAACCTCGCCGTGGCCCGCTCTGCGCAGCGTGCGCGCGAGGTCGGGATGCGGAAGGTGGCTGGGGCGACGCGCGGGCAGATCATGACGCAGCACCTGGCCGAGTCGGTGCTGACGGCGCTCGCGGCGCTCGGCCTCGGGCTGGGGCTGGCGTGGCTGGCGCTCCCGCTGTTCGAGTCGTGGATGGAGCGCGACCTCGGGCCGGTGGTCTTCAGCGCGCCGTCGCTCTTCGCGCTCGCCGGCCTGGCGGTGGTGGTGGGCCTCGCAGCGGGCCTGTACCCGGCCGTCGTGCTGACGGGGATGCAGCCGACGCGGGTGCTGAAGGGGCTGAACCTGCTCCCGGCGGGTCGGCTCCGGCTGCGCTCGCTGCTGGTCGTGGGGCAGTACGCCTCGGCGCTCGTCCTCGTGATCGGGAGCCTCGTGATCTACCGGCAGCTCGACTTCGTCCAGAGCCGCCCGCTCGGGTTCGAGCGCGAGCACATCGTCGCCCTCGACGCGCGCGACCTTGACGCAGACGCCCCCGACACGGGCCGGAGCGTATGGTCGTTCAAGCAGGAGGTCGAGCGCCTCCCCGGCGTCGTTGGCGTGGCGGCCTCGTCGCACCTGCCGACGACCGTGGGGTCGCAGACCATCCTGTCCTCGTGGACCGGCCGCGAGGGTTCGGGCGACGACTTCTACATCTACCAGACCCAGGCGGACTCGGACTTCCTCGAGCTTTACGACATGGCGCTCGTCGCGGGCCGCCCCTTCACCTCGGACGTGCCGACCGACACCGTGGTCACGGTCATCCTCAACGAGACCGCGGTGCGCGCGCTCGGCTGGACGCCCGCAGACGCCGTAGGCCGGACCCTCGGCAACGAGTACAGAGGCCGCGACGGGTACACCGTGATCGGTGTGGTGCGGGACTTCCACCTGCACTCGATGCACCGGCCCATCGAGCCGCTGATGCTCGTGCGGTCCGACGCCTGGATCCGCCACCTCGCGGTCCGCATCCGTCCCGAGCGGATGCCCGAGACCCTCGATGCCATCGGCGCGTCGTGGCAGACGTTCTCGGTCTACCCGTTCGAGTACCAGTTCCTCGACGAGCGCTTCGACCGGCTCTACGCGGACGAGCGTAGGCTGGGCGAGGGCGTCATCGCCTTCACACTCGTTGCCCTCTTCATCGCGTGCCTCGGGCTGTTCGGGCTGGCCGCGTTCACGGCGCAGCGGCGGACGAAGGAGGTCGGCATCCGCAAGGCGCTCGGGGCCTCGGTCGGGAGCCTGGTCGGGCTGCTGTCGAAGGACTTCCTGAAGCTCGTCCTCGTCTCGCTCGTCGTGGCTGCGCCGGTGGCGTACCTCCTGATGAGCCGGTGGCTCGACGCCTTCGCCTACCGGATCGAACTCGGCCCTGGGCTGTTTCTGGGTGCGGGCGTGCTCGCCGTCGCCGTCGCCCTGTTAGCCGTGTCCGGGCAGGCCCTCCGCGCCGCCTCCGTCGACCCCGTCAAGGCGCTTCGTTACGAGTAA